In Thermodesulfobacteriota bacterium, a single window of DNA contains:
- a CDS encoding methyltransferase domain-containing protein — protein sequence MQTFDDFADRYDPWFRTRLGSYVLRHEKELVLELAAPRAGDKVLDIGVGTGIFALELMKHGVDLVGIDVSEKMLDVARSKGVANVRLGDAVSLDFPDESFDLVISITALEFIGDYEKAISEMVRVCRKGGRVVVGTLGSGSLWALKRSRAARKDPESVFRHARFYSFKELKRAAVRFGYRAVVKGAIFAPPFDNALSVFLGELLEKVCRSLIPSRGAFLIFRIDRE from the coding sequence ATGCAGACATTCGACGATTTCGCCGACCGTTACGACCCTTGGTTCAGGACCCGGCTTGGAAGCTACGTCCTGCGCCACGAAAAGGAGCTCGTCCTGGAGCTCGCGGCGCCGAGAGCCGGAGACAAGGTCCTCGACATCGGGGTCGGGACCGGCATCTTCGCCCTCGAGCTGATGAAGCACGGCGTCGACCTCGTCGGGATCGACGTGTCCGAAAAAATGCTCGACGTTGCGCGGTCGAAGGGCGTGGCGAACGTCCGCCTGGGCGATGCCGTATCCCTCGATTTCCCGGACGAGAGTTTCGACCTCGTCATTTCCATCACGGCGCTGGAATTCATCGGGGATTACGAAAAGGCGATCTCCGAGATGGTGAGGGTCTGCAGGAAAGGGGGGAGGGTCGTCGTCGGCACGCTCGGCTCGGGATCCCTTTGGGCGCTGAAGCGGAGCAGGGCGGCGCGGAAGGATCCGGAATCGGTATTCCGGCACGCAAGATTCTATTCCTTCAAGGAGCTGAAGCGGGCGGCGGTACGCTTCGGATACAGGGCCGTCGTCAAGGGAGCGATATTCGCGCCGCCGTTCGACAACGCGCTCTCCGTGTTCCTCGGGGAGCTGCTGGAAAAGGTCTGCCGGTCGCTCATCCCTTCAAGGGGAGCCTTCCTGATCTTCCGGATCGACAGGGAGTGA
- a CDS encoding CHRD domain-containing protein: protein MRSWKRTYGLLCLLFAGVLVGACGGGGGGGVVGAPAPPAGALDVFVSPDVAMRFASLDNAQETTGSDSTGIGGGFIAVNTVTGQVSGFLVHNIADAQSAHIHVGARGIAGGIVIELTPDNTATTTVYTVPDNTFLPNPVTDVPAFLAGNLYFNVHNAAFPGGVIRGQLDMEPTTIRFASLDNTQETTGSNSAGIGGGIIGIDEVTGQVMGFAVHNVADGNRAHIHPGARGIAGGIAVPMLPDNVVSPVFVVPDGAVMNLVTDVPGFLAGNTYINIHNAAFPGGVIRGQLDMEPTVMRFASLDNAQETTGSDSTGKGGGVVGVNEATGRVAGFAVHNVADGNRAHIHPGARGIAGGIAVPMLPDPLVSPVFAVPDGALMNLVTDVPAFLAGTMYINVHSAAFPGGVIRGQLDQN from the coding sequence ATGAGATCCTGGAAGCGCACATACGGATTGCTCTGTCTACTCTTCGCCGGCGTCCTCGTGGGTGCCTGCGGCGGCGGAGGAGGCGGAGGCGTGGTCGGCGCACCTGCGCCTCCCGCCGGGGCGCTGGACGTCTTCGTTTCACCGGACGTCGCCATGCGGTTCGCCTCGCTGGACAACGCGCAGGAGACGACAGGGTCGGACTCGACCGGAATCGGGGGCGGTTTCATCGCCGTGAACACCGTAACGGGCCAGGTTTCCGGATTCCTGGTGCATAACATCGCGGACGCGCAAAGCGCGCACATCCACGTGGGCGCCCGCGGGATCGCCGGCGGCATCGTCATCGAGCTGACGCCGGACAACACGGCAACAACCACCGTTTATACCGTGCCGGACAACACGTTTCTTCCGAACCCCGTGACGGACGTGCCTGCGTTCCTCGCGGGGAACCTGTACTTCAACGTGCACAACGCCGCGTTCCCCGGCGGCGTGATCCGGGGGCAGCTCGACATGGAGCCCACGACGATCCGCTTCGCCTCGCTGGACAACACGCAGGAGACGACGGGTTCGAACTCCGCGGGCATCGGCGGCGGGATCATCGGAATCGACGAGGTGACGGGCCAGGTCATGGGGTTCGCCGTGCATAACGTCGCGGACGGGAACCGGGCGCACATCCATCCCGGAGCGCGGGGGATCGCCGGCGGCATTGCCGTCCCGATGTTGCCGGACAACGTCGTGAGCCCGGTGTTTGTCGTGCCGGACGGCGCGGTCATGAACCTCGTTACGGACGTTCCCGGTTTCCTCGCGGGAAACACTTACATCAATATCCATAACGCCGCGTTCCCGGGCGGGGTGATCCGGGGGCAGCTCGACATGGAGCCCACGGTGATGCGGTTCGCCTCGCTGGACAACGCGCAGGAGACGACGGGCTCGGATTCGACCGGGAAAGGCGGCGGGGTCGTCGGGGTGAACGAAGCGACGGGCCGGGTCGCCGGATTCGCGGTGCATAACGTCGCGGACGGGAACCGGGCGCACATCCATCCCGGGGCCCGCGGAATCGCCGGAGGCATTGCCGTCCCGATGCTGCCGGACCCGCTCGTGAGCCCGGTGTTCGCCGTTCCGGACGGCGCGCTCATGAACCTCGTGACGGACGTGCCGGCATTTCTCGCGGGGACCATGTACATCAACGTCCACAGCGCCGCGTTCCCAGGCGGAGTGATCCGGGGGCAGCTCGACCAGAACTGA